The following are encoded together in the Pedobacter sp. D749 genome:
- a CDS encoding thiol-activated cytolysin family protein — protein MMNKQEAIWLCQAASLLFNPNLKYMYNNKLILLLSLAICLLSCKKDIDRAETLTENTQLKKGLPLSSVYGNLKIEPLGMITIEGGRNKELKDFLDRAKQNTTTFLRDSSWTDGFSKIYQSDEMVVTPDNESYVYPGSIIKSASVASGNFSPLKGYVKLPIDILASFPSDKAAGKIDTPSLSKTRVFLRNALMDPFFSGRQLEDFSYASSFFNSYEESKLSFGYNLNEKRLFSSVNSSFNSANSRTSYSTGLILTYLVKNFTLAMPSDPVTGQLIDYTRTPSSVYEGVSPVYINSVTYGRFGFLMIETNSNSAATKTAFEKVVKKIFKKTTETFTFEEESIFNSSRLTVYLMGSNGGAVTQLINNPGSYDGLSNFISESLGEFTANDPGVPVQFSLKYLKDNSPYKPIFKVDYYY, from the coding sequence ATGATGAATAAACAGGAGGCTATCTGGCTTTGCCAGGCAGCCTCATTGTTGTTTAACCCAAATCTGAAATATATGTACAACAATAAACTCATACTGTTGCTAAGCCTTGCTATATGCCTGCTTTCCTGTAAAAAAGATATTGATCGCGCTGAAACTTTAACCGAAAATACCCAACTGAAAAAAGGCCTGCCCTTATCTTCGGTATATGGTAATCTTAAAATAGAACCTTTGGGCATGATCACGATTGAAGGCGGCCGAAACAAGGAACTAAAGGATTTTCTAGACAGAGCAAAACAGAATACCACTACTTTTTTGAGAGACAGCAGCTGGACTGATGGTTTTTCCAAAATATACCAGTCTGATGAAATGGTGGTAACCCCAGATAACGAATCCTATGTTTATCCTGGTTCGATTATTAAGAGTGCCTCTGTAGCCAGTGGAAATTTTTCGCCCTTAAAAGGTTATGTAAAACTTCCTATCGATATTTTGGCCTCTTTTCCATCTGATAAGGCTGCAGGTAAAATCGATACACCGTCGCTTTCTAAAACAAGGGTTTTTTTAAGAAATGCACTGATGGATCCTTTTTTTTCGGGCAGGCAGCTGGAAGATTTCTCTTATGCATCTTCGTTTTTCAATTCTTATGAAGAATCCAAGCTCTCTTTTGGCTATAACCTGAACGAAAAAAGACTATTCTCTTCGGTAAATAGCTCCTTTAATTCTGCAAATTCCAGAACTTCTTATTCAACCGGGCTGATACTGACTTACCTGGTCAAGAATTTTACCTTGGCCATGCCTTCCGATCCTGTTACAGGTCAGCTGATCGATTACACAAGAACGCCCTCAAGTGTATATGAAGGGGTTTCTCCTGTGTATATCAATTCGGTAACCTATGGCCGTTTCGGTTTTCTGATGATCGAAACCAACTCCAACAGCGCTGCAACCAAAACGGCATTTGAAAAGGTGGTGAAGAAAATATTCAAAAAAACAACGGAAACATTCACCTTTGAAGAAGAGAGTATATTCAATTCCAGCAGGCTAACCGTATACCTGATGGGAAGTAATGGAGGGGCCGTAACCCAGCTAATCAACAATCCCGGAAGTTATGATGGCCTTTCAAATTTTATCAGCGAAAGCCTGGGCGAATTTACAGCAAACGATCCGGGCGTACCGGTTCAGTTTTCCTTAAAATACCTGAAAGACAATTCGCCCTACAAACCCATATTCAAGGTTGATTATTACTATTAA
- a CDS encoding thiol-activated cytolysin family protein, which produces MKKKHLLTLALALAGVTFFNACKKSQLEKSPQENTPKGPKGYISQFKGAKRLPTEVIKVNVSDTRTIAEILEQKKQNTVEVLRDSVWASGNGKTLFLQSTEMPAVFDNIRRQVYLGAIIKAENAGNPSNFLPVFVTAAERNPITIYASFPTDSISKTLASPSPTAERAYLQAALKVGSGQQLSSFRYEMESFKRYEELKLSFGANVSVAGLFKLDIKDSTALSNNKTRVRAEFTQENFSVNLEPPIDKPFLKDPIDKSKFGQYDPLIVSSITYGRKGIMTIESDSSFKSVTSSIKAVFNLPLPVLKDSLNISAHLTKSQIDVLNNAKISIYIIGAEGKDLAKIIQGIPGFAQIIAGGGEFSWQAPGVPLYYTLNYLSDFSTYWNKFQVQVHSN; this is translated from the coding sequence ATGAAAAAAAAACATCTATTAACGCTTGCGTTGGCGCTAGCCGGCGTGACATTTTTCAACGCGTGTAAAAAATCGCAATTGGAAAAAAGTCCACAGGAAAACACTCCTAAAGGGCCAAAAGGTTACATTTCGCAATTTAAAGGGGCAAAACGCTTACCTACCGAAGTGATCAAGGTTAACGTATCCGATACCAGAACGATAGCCGAAATACTAGAGCAGAAAAAGCAGAATACGGTTGAGGTGCTCAGAGACAGTGTATGGGCGAGTGGAAATGGTAAAACACTTTTTCTACAGTCTACAGAGATGCCAGCTGTTTTTGATAACATCCGTCGTCAGGTTTACCTTGGTGCGATAATCAAAGCCGAAAATGCTGGTAACCCTTCCAACTTCTTGCCCGTTTTTGTTACTGCGGCAGAGCGGAACCCGATTACCATTTATGCTTCATTTCCTACCGATAGCATTTCTAAAACACTTGCTTCTCCTAGTCCAACTGCCGAAAGGGCCTATCTTCAGGCTGCGCTAAAAGTGGGTAGCGGCCAACAGCTTTCTTCTTTCAGGTATGAAATGGAATCATTCAAAAGATACGAGGAACTAAAACTGTCATTTGGAGCAAACGTCTCAGTTGCAGGTTTGTTCAAACTTGATATCAAAGATTCTACTGCACTATCAAACAATAAAACCAGGGTACGTGCTGAATTTACGCAGGAGAATTTTTCTGTCAATCTGGAGCCGCCTATCGACAAACCTTTCTTAAAAGATCCTATTGATAAAAGCAAATTTGGCCAATACGATCCATTAATCGTTAGTTCGATAACTTATGGTAGAAAGGGAATTATGACAATAGAGTCTGATTCCAGTTTCAAATCTGTTACCAGCAGTATAAAAGCGGTATTCAATTTACCATTGCCTGTGCTTAAAGATTCGTTGAATATTTCTGCACACCTTACAAAAAGTCAGATCGACGTATTGAACAACGCAAAGATCAGTATCTATATCATTGGTGCCGAAGGTAAAGATCTGGCCAAAATCATACAGGGGATTCCCGGTTTTGCACAGATCATTGCTGGTGGAGGCGAATTCTCATGGCAGGCTCCAGGTGTTCCGCTTTACTACACGCTTAATTACCTGAGTGATTTCAGTACCTATTGGAATAAATTTCAGGTTCAGGTACATAGTAACTAA
- a CDS encoding TonB-dependent receptor encodes MKSRILSLVSILVLLVTFAQAQVTTSSINGKIKDNKGIIPGATIVMVHVPTGTVSKGSSNESGLYRIGNLNPGGPYKITVTFVGYSPVVKENIYLTLGSDLKLDLDLQEQGNQLADVSIKGQKGGTKSGAGTSIGEGQIKTLPTMNRSLQDVTRVTPQGSKDNTFGGTNFRYNNVTIDGAINNDAIGFSPSLGGQSGSSGMPGSSTRTNPVSLDAIQDVTVLLSPYDVKVGNFLGGSINAVTRGGTNEVVGSVYGYGRNASLIGRNKIGDNAKEPSAFHDYQTGFRVGFPIIKDKLFFFTNEEITRRQDPVILGAGSSDMKLLTLSDAQKISDRMKNAYGIDAGSFGDYNIYSQSNKFFNRLDWNISESTQLTIRNNTIVSKATNLERDQSNFRFGGIDFKQNNNQSSTVADLKTRFGNSATNNLILGYSTVHDFRTPLSDPAIPQIEIGSNGGTIFLGTDREASIFNMKQNTFELTDNYSFSKGIHNFTVGTHNEFYKINYGFVNAWNGRVAYDSVDDFLNNKPKRVRTSFDYADNTRDNIIANPTAKFNVNLYSAYGQDEMRLSDKFKLTLGLRFDMADLPTMPTLSSKTTNSPVDPNYATTYTYTQPSNINNKFLNKVQISPRLGFNFDALGDQSLIVRGGSGLFTSRVPFAWLGYAYYNNGVNYGSYDLKPATGNKVVTQVPGTDPIKDALGGNGEAGYAAKQGVNINDANGATQVDLVDNNFKMPKAWRSNLAFDFKTQDNWKFTVEGIYSKVIKDVAFQQINYVDNPKYMVYDTQKQQPIYSGTKINPSYTNAYLLSNTDQGYKYSLTGQISKSLPFGLDVMVAYTYGQSKDIANGIRNSMESNWQLNQALSPNNPGLAYSNFDIRNRIISTINYRLDWAKNGKYVSNFSLFFSGQSGSPYSLGLVNSTINGTGQTVSLMYIPAAGETQKFFANTADGIAQAAAFDSYVNSDKYLSTRRGDFTERNGARTPWNVQADFRFSQDIQVTKGKHPHVLTLTYDIVNLTNLVNKDWGIQYFSPNTFNSMASVGLSLAKDATGKVISAGSATTYPTYSFKQSDVTSYSRDFFASRYQMQLGARYSF; translated from the coding sequence ATGAAATCACGTATACTATCGCTAGTAAGTATTCTTGTACTCCTGGTCACGTTTGCTCAGGCGCAGGTTACAACGTCTAGTATTAATGGAAAGATTAAGGATAACAAAGGTATCATCCCTGGTGCAACCATCGTTATGGTACACGTTCCTACAGGAACAGTCTCCAAAGGTTCGTCAAACGAATCCGGGCTTTACCGTATTGGCAACTTAAATCCTGGTGGACCATACAAAATCACCGTAACTTTTGTAGGTTATAGTCCAGTAGTAAAAGAAAACATTTATTTAACCCTTGGCTCAGATCTAAAACTTGATCTTGATCTTCAGGAGCAGGGTAATCAACTTGCTGATGTAAGTATTAAGGGTCAAAAGGGCGGAACAAAATCTGGCGCAGGTACCAGCATTGGCGAAGGTCAGATTAAAACCTTACCTACCATGAACCGCAGTTTGCAGGATGTTACCCGTGTAACGCCTCAAGGTAGTAAAGACAATACCTTTGGCGGTACCAACTTTAGGTATAACAACGTAACCATTGATGGTGCGATTAACAATGATGCCATTGGTTTTAGTCCTTCTTTGGGTGGCCAGAGCGGAAGTTCGGGCATGCCGGGAAGCAGTACACGTACCAACCCGGTTTCGCTTGATGCGATCCAGGATGTTACCGTTCTACTTTCTCCTTACGATGTTAAAGTGGGTAACTTTTTAGGTGGTAGTATTAACGCTGTTACGCGTGGTGGTACCAACGAGGTAGTAGGATCGGTTTATGGTTATGGCCGTAACGCTTCATTGATCGGTAGAAATAAAATCGGCGATAATGCAAAAGAGCCTTCTGCCTTTCACGATTATCAAACCGGTTTCCGTGTAGGTTTCCCTATTATAAAAGATAAGTTATTCTTCTTTACCAACGAGGAGATTACCCGCCGTCAGGACCCTGTTATTTTAGGTGCAGGATCATCTGACATGAAATTACTTACTTTATCTGACGCACAGAAAATTTCTGACCGCATGAAAAATGCTTATGGTATTGATGCGGGTTCATTCGGAGATTATAATATTTATTCGCAGTCTAACAAATTTTTTAACCGTTTAGATTGGAATATCAGTGAAAGTACCCAGTTAACCATCAGAAATAACACCATTGTTTCGAAAGCAACAAACTTAGAAAGAGATCAGTCTAACTTCAGGTTTGGCGGTATCGATTTTAAACAGAATAACAACCAATCGTCAACCGTTGCCGATCTGAAAACCCGTTTCGGAAATTCAGCCACAAATAACCTGATTTTAGGTTACTCAACTGTACACGATTTCCGTACACCTCTTTCTGATCCTGCTATCCCACAAATTGAAATTGGCTCTAATGGTGGTACTATTTTCCTGGGTACAGATAGAGAAGCAAGTATTTTTAATATGAAGCAAAATACTTTTGAACTAACGGATAACTATTCATTCAGCAAAGGCATACATAATTTTACAGTGGGTACCCACAATGAATTTTATAAAATCAATTACGGTTTTGTAAATGCCTGGAACGGTAGGGTAGCTTATGATAGTGTTGATGACTTCTTAAACAACAAGCCAAAAAGAGTACGTACAAGTTTTGATTATGCTGATAATACCCGCGATAATATTATTGCGAATCCGACAGCTAAATTCAATGTTAATCTTTATAGCGCTTATGGGCAGGATGAAATGCGTTTGAGCGATAAATTTAAACTGACATTAGGTTTGCGTTTCGATATGGCTGATTTACCAACCATGCCAACTTTGAGTAGTAAAACAACTAACTCACCAGTTGATCCTAACTATGCTACAACATATACCTATACCCAACCTTCAAACATTAATAATAAGTTTTTAAATAAAGTTCAGATTTCACCAAGATTAGGCTTTAATTTCGATGCATTGGGTGATCAAAGTTTGATTGTACGCGGTGGTAGTGGTTTATTTACCAGTCGTGTACCTTTTGCCTGGTTAGGTTATGCGTACTACAATAATGGTGTAAACTATGGTTCTTATGATCTTAAACCTGCAACAGGAAACAAGGTTGTGACGCAAGTGCCTGGTACCGATCCAATTAAAGATGCATTAGGTGGAAATGGCGAAGCAGGATACGCCGCCAAACAAGGCGTAAACATTAACGATGCAAATGGCGCAACACAAGTAGATTTAGTGGATAATAATTTTAAAATGCCAAAAGCATGGAGAAGTAATCTAGCCTTTGATTTCAAAACACAGGATAACTGGAAATTTACTGTAGAGGGTATTTATAGCAAGGTTATTAAGGATGTTGCTTTCCAGCAAATTAACTACGTAGATAATCCAAAATACATGGTTTATGATACTCAAAAACAACAGCCCATTTATTCAGGAACGAAAATCAATCCATCGTACACCAATGCCTATTTATTATCAAACACCGATCAAGGATATAAATATTCCTTAACAGGACAGATTAGTAAATCTTTACCGTTTGGATTAGATGTAATGGTGGCTTATACTTATGGTCAGTCAAAAGATATTGCAAACGGTATCCGGAACTCGATGGAATCTAACTGGCAGTTAAATCAGGCTTTAAGTCCAAATAACCCAGGTTTGGCTTATTCTAACTTCGATATCCGCAACAGGATTATCTCTACCATCAATTATAGGTTAGATTGGGCTAAAAACGGTAAGTATGTCTCTAACTTCTCGTTATTCTTCAGTGGTCAATCAGGTTCTCCTTATTCATTGGGTTTAGTGAACAGTACAATCAATGGAACCGGACAAACCGTAAGTTTAATGTATATTCCGGCAGCTGGCGAAACACAGAAATTTTTTGCCAATACAGCTGATGGAATTGCACAGGCAGCAGCGTTTGATAGCTACGTCAATAGTGATAAATACCTAAGCACCCGTCGTGGCGATTTTACAGAACGTAACGGCGCACGTACCCCTTGGAACGTTCAGGCTGATTTCCGTTTCTCTCAGGATATTCAGGTTACAAAAGGTAAACACCCACATGTACTTACTTTAACTTACGATATTGTTAACCTAACCAATCTGGTAAATAAAGATTGGGGAATTCAATATTTTTCTCCTAATACGTTCAATTCAATGGCTAGTGTTGGTTTATCACTTGCTAAAGATGCTACAGGAAAAGTAATTTCTGCAGGTAGCGCTACTACTTATCCTACTTATAGCTTCAAACAAAGCGATGTAACTTCTTATTCAAGAGATTTCTTTGCGTCACGTTACCAGATGCAATTGGGAGCGAGATATAGTTTCTAA
- a CDS encoding FAD-binding oxidoreductase, protein MESGFLAHILFKKAADNTIIIGDSHVYTDVNHFDDLGFDLSTHINELMLAEAARIVDFDVRKLQSTWAGFYPQHPTKHIVTYDLDDRIHIHTAIGGKGMTASAGYAAESIKEIFS, encoded by the coding sequence TTGGAAAGCGGTTTTTTGGCTCACATCCTGTTTAAAAAAGCAGCGGATAATACCATCATCATCGGCGATTCGCACGTATATACTGATGTAAATCATTTTGATGATTTGGGTTTCGACTTAAGTACCCACATTAACGAGCTGATGTTAGCCGAAGCTGCCCGTATAGTGGATTTTGATGTACGCAAACTGCAAAGTACCTGGGCCGGCTTTTATCCGCAGCACCCTACGAAACACATTGTAACTTACGATCTGGACGACCGTATCCATATCCACACCGCCATTGGCGGCAAAGGAATGACCGCAAGTGCCGGTTATGCCGCAGAAAGCATCAAGGAAATATTCAGTTAG
- a CDS encoding S41 family peptidase produces MEKFNIPLRFIAKNASSVMVLMCCSTLFFSCKKDPSDPPVETQVEVRKEKIMSNLDSLYAYAQQIYLWNSELPAGKDFKPARFYDGGAGNEIDIYKNEIFALSRFAINPSNNKPFEYNANAAGIPKYSSLIETGSAGTVPRYNSDDNGFGLAFVGTSDGIRILYVDMNAPAWQAGLRRGQKVVSINNEKAVASTGYYSYISSALNGSNLSIVTETLENNLPVNRTIQLKKQYFVPSPVLKSAVLNVENKKIGYIAYKSFTDEENTRQFLGPVLNQFAVNGISELIVDLRYNTGGYQNTCRYLANCIAPQSADGKMMFTEYYNSQMQAGKADLLANQPILGFDNKPVYINGKIATLHDIDYSPAANRNNFEIEGNALHLEKVSFIVSSQTASASELLINVLKPYLKVQLVGVSADGSGNVSTYGKPVGFFDIKIDRYKVYLAMYQTRNANGEGDFFDGLPAGISTMDDVTVDFADIADPAVKAIVSPTTKSSGSAIKKLGTVKQVPAGGTVESPKIKKYIGLSSTGEGLIKAYSDFKLKRN; encoded by the coding sequence ATGGAAAAATTTAACATTCCGCTCCGTTTTATAGCAAAAAATGCCAGTTCTGTTATGGTGTTGATGTGCTGTTCGACCTTGTTTTTCTCCTGTAAAAAAGATCCGTCAGATCCACCTGTCGAAACCCAGGTAGAAGTTAGAAAAGAAAAGATCATGAGCAATCTCGATTCGCTCTATGCCTATGCGCAACAAATCTACCTATGGAACAGCGAACTCCCGGCTGGTAAGGATTTTAAACCAGCCAGATTTTATGACGGGGGAGCCGGTAATGAAATCGATATTTACAAAAATGAAATATTTGCGCTAAGCAGGTTTGCGATAAATCCTTCCAATAACAAGCCTTTCGAATATAATGCAAACGCTGCCGGGATTCCCAAATATTCATCATTGATTGAGACAGGTTCTGCCGGTACAGTACCCAGATACAATAGTGACGATAATGGGTTCGGTCTGGCATTTGTGGGTACTTCGGATGGTATCAGGATATTATATGTTGACATGAATGCTCCCGCCTGGCAGGCAGGGCTAAGGCGTGGACAAAAAGTAGTTAGCATCAATAATGAAAAAGCAGTTGCCTCAACGGGCTATTATAGCTATATATCTTCTGCACTGAATGGCAGTAACCTGTCTATAGTTACCGAGACCTTGGAGAACAATCTTCCGGTTAACAGAACAATACAACTCAAAAAACAGTATTTCGTGCCTAGTCCCGTACTGAAAAGTGCTGTACTGAATGTTGAAAACAAAAAAATCGGCTATATCGCTTACAAGAGCTTTACCGACGAGGAAAATACCAGGCAATTTCTCGGTCCGGTACTAAACCAGTTTGCTGTTAACGGAATATCGGAACTGATTGTAGATTTACGTTATAATACAGGAGGATACCAAAATACCTGCAGATACCTCGCAAATTGCATAGCCCCGCAGTCTGCAGATGGAAAAATGATGTTTACTGAATACTACAACAGCCAGATGCAGGCCGGAAAAGCTGATCTTCTTGCCAACCAGCCAATATTGGGTTTTGATAATAAGCCTGTTTATATTAATGGGAAGATTGCCACGCTGCACGATATTGATTATAGCCCTGCTGCAAACAGGAATAATTTTGAGATCGAGGGAAATGCACTGCACCTGGAAAAAGTAAGTTTTATCGTTAGCAGTCAAACAGCATCGGCAAGCGAGCTTCTGATCAATGTATTAAAGCCTTACCTAAAGGTTCAGCTGGTAGGCGTATCTGCTGATGGTTCGGGCAATGTAAGTACTTATGGAAAGCCTGTGGGCTTTTTTGATATAAAAATAGATCGTTACAAAGTTTATCTAGCAATGTACCAGACCAGGAATGCCAATGGTGAAGGCGACTTTTTTGATGGTTTGCCTGCTGGTATTTCAACCATGGATGATGTAACGGTCGACTTTGCCGATATTGCCGATCCTGCAGTTAAAGCCATCGTTTCTCCTACGACAAAATCATCAGGTAGCGCAATTAAGAAATTGGGAACAGTTAAACAGGTTCCTGCCGGCGGAACCGTAGAAAGCCCAAAGATTAAGAAATACATCGGACTTTCTTCTACTGGAGAAGGGCTGATAAAAGCATACAGTGATTTTAAACTTAAAAGAAATTAA
- a CDS encoding thiol-activated cytolysin family protein produces MKKINILSGVMLLILFIASGCRKMESDALFSAASKDFKGLKKSVLSPFSVKNNEYSNLGSLGAVLERRKMDGGSFDGPPLIAGTYRTGELVSDFGADPNKVMFVESFKSNVFVISPEMGLNIFPGAILNGNSIRADVFAPSIIPNISANIRPVNLSTSLPVSGTKVAKTVMARPSSDRAFVRAALKDLNDINPGRIGAARLQFEMTSFSNYDMIKTLYGYNKNLDLFLYKQGNTTTGGSQSVTRSTGFILKFYQQNFTVDVDVPSDYNELFDPTGLDTATVFGGKSPYYVSSVTYGRMGIMTIESNSDSASVYNAVTKQIGILQGLVGIGTSLSDSEKQILESSEIKYAITGPNGDKNVSDLKTISSLAGFVEVLSSNSTYSMDDPGVPISFRLRYLVDDTNVEAPFEINYGPFNKPYARIEYRNIVAGQNNAYSYHTSDITLVCYPTQDCIPGTEVPPLNFISFAWNFTSKISRGKKGDPVTPIIHSRQDVVRNSKNRSLLLIHSGEYKHQQNFAGDDREQYEEDYSLLSGKGYYALPSKYF; encoded by the coding sequence ATGAAAAAAATCAATATTTTATCAGGAGTCATGCTCCTGATCCTTTTTATTGCATCGGGTTGTCGCAAAATGGAATCGGATGCATTGTTTAGCGCTGCTTCAAAAGATTTTAAGGGCCTAAAAAAATCTGTTCTTAGCCCTTTTAGCGTTAAAAATAATGAATATTCCAACCTTGGAAGTTTGGGCGCGGTACTGGAAAGGCGTAAAATGGATGGCGGTAGTTTCGACGGACCTCCATTAATCGCTGGCACTTACCGCACTGGCGAACTGGTTAGTGATTTTGGTGCTGATCCGAATAAAGTAATGTTCGTGGAATCATTCAAATCAAATGTTTTTGTAATATCCCCAGAAATGGGACTGAACATTTTTCCGGGCGCCATACTGAATGGCAACAGCATACGGGCCGATGTTTTTGCCCCAAGTATCATTCCGAATATCTCGGCTAATATCCGTCCCGTTAACCTGTCAACCAGTTTGCCCGTAAGTGGAACAAAAGTAGCCAAAACGGTAATGGCCAGGCCAAGCAGCGATAGGGCATTTGTAAGGGCTGCGCTTAAAGATCTTAACGACATTAATCCAGGAAGAATTGGTGCAGCAAGGCTCCAGTTCGAAATGACATCATTCTCTAATTACGATATGATCAAAACCCTTTACGGTTACAATAAAAACCTTGATCTTTTTCTCTACAAACAGGGAAATACCACCACTGGAGGTTCTCAGTCTGTTACACGTAGCACTGGCTTTATTCTAAAATTTTATCAACAGAATTTTACAGTAGATGTAGATGTTCCTTCAGATTATAACGAACTTTTTGATCCTACCGGACTTGATACCGCTACCGTATTCGGCGGTAAAAGCCCATATTATGTTAGTAGCGTAACCTATGGAAGGATGGGCATTATGACTATTGAATCCAATAGTGACTCCGCTTCGGTTTATAATGCGGTAACCAAGCAGATCGGAATACTGCAGGGGCTGGTGGGGATAGGTACTTCGCTTAGTGATTCGGAAAAACAGATCCTCGAAAGTTCTGAGATTAAATATGCCATAACAGGGCCAAACGGGGATAAAAATGTAAGCGATCTGAAAACCATCAGCAGCCTGGCAGGTTTTGTAGAGGTACTTTCTTCAAATTCGACTTATTCAATGGACGATCCCGGGGTTCCAATCAGTTTCAGGTTAAGGTACCTTGTTGATGATACTAATGTAGAAGCGCCATTTGAAATCAATTATGGGCCATTTAATAAACCTTATGCCAGGATCGAATATAGGAATATTGTTGCAGGACAAAACAATGCCTATTCTTACCATACCTCCGATATCACCCTGGTATGCTATCCTACTCAAGATTGTATCCCGGGAACAGAGGTTCCTCCATTGAATTTTATTTCCTTTGCCTGGAATTTTACCTCGAAGATAAGTAGGGGAAAAAAAGGCGATCCAGTGACCCCGATTATCCATTCCCGGCAGGATGTGGTTAGAAATTCAAAAAACAGATCACTTCTCCTCATTCATTCAGGTGAATATAAGCATCAGCAGAATTTTGCAGGAGATGACAGGGAACAGTATGAGGAAGATTACAGCCTGTTATCCGGAAAGGGATACTATGCACTGCCAAGCAAATATTTTTAG